The Spirochaetota bacterium genome window below encodes:
- a CDS encoding excinuclease ABC subunit UvrA, with protein sequence QVRYKGKNISEVLEMTVEEALSFFENIPKIKKKLQTLYDVGLGYIQLGQSSVTISGGEAQRIKLASELYKKDTGKTLYILDEPTTGLHFEDINKLLLVLHQLVNNGNTVIVIEHNMDVIKTADYIIDLGPEGGKEGGYVLFEGTPEEMIQLKNNSTAEFLRAEFQLNE encoded by the coding sequence CAAGTGAGATACAAAGGAAAAAATATTTCTGAAGTTCTTGAAATGACAGTTGAGGAAGCACTTTCTTTTTTTGAGAATATCCCAAAGATAAAAAAGAAATTACAAACTTTGTATGATGTTGGTTTAGGGTATATTCAACTTGGACAATCTTCTGTAACCATCAGTGGTGGTGAAGCACAGAGAATTAAACTGGCCTCTGAATTATATAAAAAAGATACAGGTAAAACTTTATATATATTAGATGAACCCACAACCGGCTTGCATTTTGAAGATATCAATAAACTTTTATTAGTACTACACCAATTAGTCAATAATGGAAATACAGTAATAGTGATTGAACACAACATGGATGTGATTAAAACAGCCGATTATATTATTGATTTAGGACCTGAGGGTGGTAAAGAAGGTGGTTATGTATTATTTGAAGGTACTCCTGAAGAAATGATACAACTGAAAAATAATAGCACTGCTGAGTTTTTGAGAGCAGAGTTTCAGTTAAATGAATAA